The genomic segment AAAACAATGTCCTGACAACAGTTATGCACACAGATGCCAGCGGCATTGTTATTGACATAACAGCACTGGACGTTGTTGACTCATTTATGGCAAGGGTAATCAATGAAACAGCAAATATGGTCGGCCTGCTTGGTTCAGAAATAGTAGTATGCGGAATGCAGCCCTCGGTAGCTCTTACCCTGATTGAAATGGGACGGGAACTGCTTGGTGTTCAGACAGCCCTTAACCTGGAACTGGGACTTGAGAAAATAAAAGTTCTTATAGAAAAGAGAAAAACCTCATGGACAAAAAATCAATCCCGATAACAGACCAGTCTGCCATAATAAATGCACGTAAAATCGGCAGGGAAACAGCAAAACAAATGGGTTTTGGCCTTGCAGACCAGACCAGGCTGGCAACAGC from the Desulfonema limicola genome contains:
- a CDS encoding STAS domain-containing protein codes for the protein MKVPILKLGHILLTSIQEDLTDQDAVDFQNNVLTTVMHTDASGIVIDITALDVVDSFMARVINETANMVGLLGSEIVVCGMQPSVALTLIEMGRELLGVQTALNLELGLEKIKVLIEKRKTSWTKNQSR